One window of Dyadobacter sandarakinus genomic DNA carries:
- a CDS encoding sodium:solute symporter: MNPLDWIVLSLTLIFVVSYGIYKSREKHTMDSFLLADQSLPWYHVTLSLMATQASAITFLSAPGQAYTDGMRFVQFYFGLPLAMVVLCITFVPKFGQLKIFTAYEFLEKRFDLKTRALTSFLFLLQRGLSTGLSIYAPSLILSAILGWDITWTNIISGGIVMLYTIAGGSRAVSYTHQQQMAIITIGMVVAGYLVVSYLPADVSFTDALHVAGKMGKVNLIDFTFDLNNRYNVWSGLIGGFFLQLSYFGTDQSQVGRFMTGSSQGQSKLGLATNGLLKIPMQFLILLVGVLVFAFYQFKTPPLFFDQTAVDKVRNTEYASEYAALEKQHELIQGKKRGHVMTLTQALRDDNEQQIAQSREVLAGMEAEVKSVREKATKILSRANKSEINDVNYIFLRFVIDYLPVGMVGLLIAVILLASMGSVAAAYNSLASCSIVDIYKRIIRKDEDNRDYVQASRWATFFWGIFCIAVAQYASRLGSMIEAVNILGSLFYGVILGIFLVAFYFESIGSRAVFWGSVLAEIFVIISFKLNLTAFLWLNLIGCMLVIAFAWIIEKLAPEPAKEGDVV; this comes from the coding sequence ATGAACCCGCTGGACTGGATTGTACTCTCGCTTACGCTCATATTCGTTGTATCATACGGGATTTATAAAAGTCGGGAAAAGCACACGATGGACTCGTTCCTGCTGGCGGATCAGTCGCTGCCGTGGTACCACGTAACCTTGTCGCTCATGGCCACCCAGGCCAGTGCCATTACTTTTCTTTCCGCTCCCGGCCAGGCGTATACAGACGGTATGCGTTTCGTGCAGTTCTACTTCGGGCTGCCGCTGGCGATGGTGGTCCTCTGCATCACATTCGTGCCGAAGTTTGGCCAGCTCAAAATCTTTACGGCTTACGAATTCCTGGAAAAACGGTTTGATCTTAAAACAAGAGCCCTGACTTCCTTTCTCTTTCTGCTGCAGCGCGGACTATCAACCGGGCTCTCCATTTATGCACCTTCCCTGATACTGTCGGCCATACTGGGGTGGGATATTACATGGACAAATATTATTTCCGGCGGCATTGTAATGCTTTATACCATTGCAGGCGGCAGCAGGGCTGTGTCGTACACCCATCAGCAGCAAATGGCCATCATCACGATCGGGATGGTGGTGGCAGGGTACCTGGTTGTTTCATACCTGCCCGCAGATGTCTCGTTTACGGATGCGTTGCATGTAGCGGGTAAAATGGGCAAGGTTAATCTGATTGACTTTACGTTCGACCTCAACAACCGGTACAATGTGTGGTCGGGGCTTATCGGCGGCTTTTTTCTCCAGTTATCCTATTTCGGGACAGACCAGTCGCAGGTAGGACGCTTCATGACCGGCAGTTCGCAGGGGCAAAGTAAGCTTGGCCTGGCAACAAACGGACTGCTGAAAATCCCAATGCAGTTCCTGATCCTCCTCGTGGGTGTACTGGTGTTCGCATTTTACCAGTTCAAAACCCCGCCCCTGTTTTTTGACCAGACAGCTGTGGACAAGGTACGCAACACCGAATATGCATCGGAATACGCGGCCCTGGAAAAACAGCACGAGCTGATCCAGGGCAAAAAACGAGGGCACGTAATGACACTGACACAGGCACTGCGGGATGACAATGAACAGCAGATCGCGCAGTCGAGGGAGGTACTTGCGGGTATGGAAGCGGAGGTAAAATCAGTTCGTGAAAAAGCCACTAAAATACTTTCCCGGGCTAATAAAAGCGAGATCAACGATGTGAATTACATTTTCCTGCGCTTTGTGATCGATTACCTGCCGGTGGGCATGGTAGGACTGCTGATTGCGGTAATCCTGCTGGCCTCCATGGGCTCCGTGGCCGCTGCCTACAACTCGCTGGCATCCTGCTCCATTGTAGACATTTATAAAAGGATTATCCGCAAGGACGAAGACAACCGGGACTATGTACAGGCTTCGCGCTGGGCCACGTTCTTCTGGGGTATTTTCTGCATTGCCGTCGCACAGTATGCGTCGCGGCTGGGGAGTATGATTGAAGCGGTCAACATCCTGGGTTCGCTGTTTTACGGAGTGATCCTGGGGATTTTCCTGGTGGCGTTCTATTTCGAAAGCATCGGCAGCCGGGCCGTGTTCTGGGGAAGCGTACTGGCGGAAATATTCGTGATCATCAGCTTCAAGCTCAACCTTACCGCATTCCTTTGGCTGAATCTCATCGGCTGCATGCTCGTCATTGCCTTTGCCTGGATCATAGAAAAGCTGGCGCCTGAGCCGGCCAAGGAGGGAGACGTTGTTTAG